The genomic interval aggttcgagccctggttTGATCATTACATTGTCTGCTTAAGCAACTTCATGCTGCACCTAATATCCATTGTCACTCTTGACGCAGGTGTATTCACGGTGTCATGGGAGGTAATTGCCGGTAaacgccggtttgtggctgcacgcAATGGGAAGTCCCATAGGCGACTGTATAGTGCTTGAGAGCGACTGTTTGAGTTTTTGTACAATTTGGCGGATGGGTGTGACCAGTTATAAAAGGATCATCAGGTGCTTACTGTTTCCAAATCGTGCAGAGACATATTCAATGTTATAGCTTATTAAGGTTTATATGGTCTGATATATTGGAAATATTGACTATTTTTAACagaaagaacaacaacaaccatACAACCGGTTTCAAATATTACATCCAATTATAATCCAATCTATTTAGAGGAGTTAACTTTTCACCTTATTGTATTATCGTTTAGTAAATATCCACAGGCCAAATTCACTTCCCGTTCTACAGCCAACATTTTGGTCTTTTATATGTTTTTCGTTATTGCACAGTTCTTTTAAATctatatcaaatattatttgaGACGAAAATTATTTCCTTTTCTCGCTAGGACTAAATCAAAACCATTTGAGTCAATGCTTCTGTCGAAAGCGTTTTCTTCTTAACCTTCCTCGCCCTCTCTCCTCACTCATAgccgttttgttttgttttgttttctgtgattTTAACTTTCAAAATATTGTCAATTTTCCCTTCACCTTTCTTCTCTATGTAGCGAGAATCTGGTTGAGTTCCTCGACTTACCGGCGGTCGCCATATTCGGCAGTGCAGACAAACGGCTGGTCTACACAAGCTACCAACATGCTTCCACTTTTGACGTCACATTACATCCGGGTCATAACATGTATGCAGGGCTCGAACACGACATCGCGATCTTACAACTCCATAAACCGGTGGAAGAATTTACGAGTTATGTGAGCCCAATTTGTGTGAACTCTCAGGAGAAAGAGGAAGAGGTGTTTACTCATTGCAAGCTCGCTGGATGGGGATGGGCAGACGGTAATCACCATGCATTATCAGTACATTTTATTAGTTACATCACGTAGGAGATTGTTGCGGCATTTATTTCTTACGCGTTCGTTAAATTAGTACCGAGCGCGTTTGGTCCTGCCCAATCTAATGTTTAGAATACCGAAATATGAGCTATTAAAATGTCTGCTTAATTCTTAATTGCTAACAGCACAGTTATTGGTATCAGCATATACAGGCACACGGGTTGGGATCTAAACAGGACACAAGGGGTGCATGCGCAGGGCCACGacaaacaacacacacacacatacttaGATGTTGTATCCAACCTTCGTCAACTTTATTATGTTGTATTGCAGTAGCCTACAGGCTACAGTGATAAATATTTGGAAGTCCTTTATACAGTTACTATGAaagtttaacttttttttcacatgGAACAGAGTGACTAGACACAAGAAATTCACGTAACGTGAATAAATATTAATCGAATGACCTTCAACTGGCGAAAGGAATCGTGCCGACTCAACGTTTGAGTTTAAAACTTGCGCCCCACATGTTCCGTATTGGTATTTACCATTAAAGACCGAATTGCTTACCCTTTCGTTACTACCCACATAGCAGGTTAGCGATTCCTAACTTGTGTATCAAACAGgaatggaaatatatatatatcctatatatacaTTTGACACTTTTCTTAAATTCccaaataatattatatatttttttattattattcatttattgttttttggtTGCAGATTTGATAATGCCCGACGACCTCCAGTCCACTTCTGTTTCAATAACTTCACACAACATCTGTGTCAACATTTATGGAGTCTTTGACAAACAGTCGTTTCTATGTGTTGAACCGTCATCGAAGATATGTTCTGTAAGTATATATAGGAATGTATAGGCTACTTCGGGGCGGACTGAGGTAAGATTATCTGGGCACTTGTGTCAACCCGGTAATTGTGCCCtctccaccagtggcgtagccagcaaGAAAAGAAGGGAACTTGGGGTCGACGCCATTTTTTAATACAAAGTTTGGAGACTTAGCCTACTTCTCAGTGAATCCAACCACCGAATTCAACAATAATGGAACGAAGCCTTGTATACGCAAGcattctcaatattaattttgacTAATAGGGCTCTCCTGTTGCTCTAGGGCCTCGAGCACAGCCCGATTGCCCAACCAGACAGTTCGCCCGGGCTACTTCTCTTCTCAGTTTTCCAGTTTTCATGTACTTATAGTGAAGCTGCAGTTTGCGATCAAGTCTTTATTATTCATAGTAACAGGGTCGGTTTAAAACCCGCTAGAGCCCTAAGTCGGCAAAACTTCTTGTTATCCAACTTTACAGTACCAGTGGTAGATTACAATTTCAGCTTCGATTCTCTCCCACCATGATCTTACCGACCTTATGTCAGGTACAGTATCGTATACAGTATTTCgtaaatttgaaaagtattttgaTAATATAGTTATATACACCATGAGTGACCTTGGTCAAAGCTAGCTCAGTaacaaactgaaaaaaaaaacctacgtGGACCGGAATGGCACAACATCAAAAGCACCAATTTCAAAATTTGCCAGAATATCAACTCCAGATTCCAGTCAGGACTGACGCCATCATTCCTATCGGGGCTGGCGCCATCATCATATCATGACCGTCACCAAGAAAGCAGACTCTTTAAACATGATTTTAGCCAGAAAGCCGGCGAAAGTGAATAACCCTTTTATCAAAGAAGGCTCATCCCCTCAAGTTTGGTTGTGCAAACTTTTCACATACACTCCATCCGgctatatttaaaaaaagggggggaaatattctgcaaaatgttttacATCTGTACATAggcttattttttgtttttaagaagTAGTAATGGTTACTATATGgttcaaatttaaaagaaagaaagaaaagaaaagaactttACTGCCAACATCAAAGCATCCATACTTTATCCTTCACAAATTATGGCTAACACAGGTTGAAAGTCTGAATCGAAGGAAATCAATATTGAAACCAAAGTTTGGGACTCATGCACTAGACTTcaacattttgtgaaaattttcaCCATAAACTGATTACACTATTTGTGTGTTTCACATTCACCATAATTTCAATCAAGAGAACTTCTCGGACACCGTATTTTACAGGTCTACTACGCAAAGATAAAAGGCGAGAGGAGACGCATTTATTTATTAGATTACAAGGGGTTTCTCAGAATTAGGAAACCGAGTATCCCGGGCCGTTGTTTGAAGTAAAATAACGTTCTCTATTTACAGTCtccgtttttatttttatttatgttttatctGATTTCCATTATGCTGGTATAGGTAACATTATACTCTGTTTTATATCAGTGAATATGTCTTACTTTTGTCACATATCTAACATCATATCGACCTATAGGCATACAAAGTGGTTTTAAACCATGGACTCCATGCTAATGTATCTCACACAATGAAGTGTACTTGATACTCATGCATATAGTGGCGAAGTAGATCCAGTGTATATTATATGTCTACAAAGTAATTTGCAGTTTGAGTTAAATTTGGGAGAATATGGCAGACGTATATGGTACGAGTACACATATATAAGTACGGGTACAAGTATAGGGTACCCCTcggtatgagtatgagtacagagATCTCAGCACAAGGACGAGtatacttaaaggcattgaagactcgccccaaaccgcttgcggccatctgaaaaaaagtcaACTATCCGTTGCTTACAAgcgacgttttgttcgtgtcgttacaaaattcagacagtacagtaatgaaacgtgataccttgttatctttagctggacctgagatgtccatcgctgtattgtttgtacactgtgctgtgggtattgaccgcagctatatgtactgactgtctaattaccgatggtagcaagctgtgtgcatgtgtatttcctggaatcgatggtggtgtctaacacttctgttacacctcattcgaaactaggtcagattaccggcattagacgtttctttttgcgcgagtcttcacaccctttaattcgGAACTAGCTTTTGTACGTACTAGATTTCCAACATGCTATGAGTACGGGTACAAAACTCTTGAGAGTACAAATCCACGAAGGCGAGGATGAGTACATGTACTTAGAGTGCGAGTACAAATCGAGTACAAATTCAAGAGAGCGAAAATTAGTACAAAGAAAATTTACGAGTATACCAATGCGGGACTCGTGACTACAAACCTGCAATCTgctaaaatgtatatatatgatacaggACCGAGAAAGTGAAAGGAAGATAATGTCCCTTAACCAATACTCCTGTAAGTTTATTCACCAAAATCCTAACCTTTCGCTCTAAAATTCGCCAGAGACTTGCCAAGTTTGCAAATAGAATGAAAATATTGCACTATTATATTTTTCAGCTTTAGCGGTTGTTCTGGATTATACAAAGTTCATAAATCGCATATATTACTCAGAGAAGCCTCAACTTAATGATTGTATCAATGTGATCTTTGCATTAGACTATATATAGGACATCCAATTATTGTGTGTGAATATAACATGCGTGTCTTGATAAGATGGACTGGGAGTCCTTTTTAGTTTGTAAAAACCCAACTTAAAACAATTGCTTTAATATGCTATGGCGAAAatatgatggggggggggggggggggctgtagaTTAAAGTTGCATGATATGAAACGAGGttcttattaaaatattgaaagtaGAATTTCATTGTTTCCAATCCATTTGATTGAATAAATACATGAATGAAACAAAAGTTGTTTCGCCTCTCCCTAAGTTTTCGTCATGAGTTAGCAGGATCTGGTTTTGATTTCATTAGTCTTACATCATGAGTTTCTCTGTCAAGAGTAGAGGTTCCTGTCATTGCGTGATAAGAAGCTATAAGTAAAGGCTTAAAATACAGTTGACTTGATATATGTATAATGACATCATCATGAGGTACTTGACATATAAGAGGACATACGTATGAACATTACTTATTTCTTTGTCTGGTGGCATTTCGTGAGTACTTGATGACATGAAAAAGAATGGATAACGAGACTGATTGCAAATTGTTAAACTCTTGAACTTATCATAAATGTAAgaggaaattatgaaatattttagagGTTCGGTTTCGTTTTTATTAACAACAACTACTATAGCCCCCGTCTATTTTTgcttatatatgtttgtttttcatatgcGAAAGTCATATATACACAGTGGAAAAAACCTAAATTATTTCTATTAAACGCTTTCATGTGAATCAGCAAATATATTGGACATGATATTGTCACATATTATGTGACGAAGAGAATATAATAAACACGATATCCTTTGTCGTTCTTAAAATAGATTGGAATTATATATACAGCTTTAGAATTTCACATTTTCACGTATGATTGATAAAACACAACTTTGGACAACGCTGTTCAAGCTCttaaaacaattaattaattaattaattaaacatcTGTATAACAGTATCAAGTTCTTgtatttcataatatactttCTATGCCAACAATTTCACGTTTAGAAAGTGTAATACTTGAAAGTTTCGGAGAACTTATTTGCTGTGATGTTGTAAACTGTCGGTACTGAAACCAACATATCTTTACTATATTCGGttcgtgttatatatatatttatatatatatatatatatatatatatatatatatatatatatttaaatatatatatatataaatatatatatatatatatatatatatatatatatatatatatatatatatatatatatatatatatatatatatatatatatatatatatatatatatatatatatatatatatataagtacagagagagagagcgaaTACGTAAAACATGAAACAGTTTTAGGCCGTCAATTATTTTTCGAATCAAATGGAATTATAAActaattgttatttttatgcTCTTCTTGGTGGCAACAATTTTGAACGTATCTTAGTTATTAAATCTTGAAtcttattttgagaaaaatacTTTGTATAAGTTTGGTAAAAGCGCTGAAAACAAATGGATTAATAATCGGACTATAGGCTTTGACAAGGAGAGCCTGATCTGATCAGACAATTACGCAGCAAGCCGCTCTCTGAGATTTTTATATTTCCTTAAAGTATGATAATGAGATAACGatgaaaatgagaaaacttTATTATTTGTCTCATTTTTCATCGGGTCCCCTAATTGATCCCTGGCGCCGCGGGTCTGTATTCCCCTGTCCCGTCCCTCCTGCCCCACCTCTCGCCACGTCTGGAAACGTGTGCATTAGTATATACACTCTCCCATAATGATGGTTCCTATAGAAAATGAAAGCCAAACCAGTCTCAATCAAAGCCGTATATGATGCAATTATTTTTAATCATGTTTAATGACACGTTACATTTTAAACGTCGTTAAAGTCTTTTACATATTACGGTTGATTTAATATCGTCTGTTAAAGTTGCATAAttaatgttgatttttttttaaatatttcttttattctgtctttttgttgttgtaaagaaTGATCCGGGAAGCCCCCTCATGTGCAAATCTCACGATGGACGTTGGACCTTGGTAGGCCTCTCTTCTTATGAAACTGAGCATTGTGACTTCAGACCAGTTGGCTATACAAGAATATCAAGCTACGTGAATTTTATACAGGCAAACGAGGCTGCTTCAACAAGATGTACTCTACTAGCTGTTCATGTTGTTACATTACTGTTGATCAGTGGGTTGAAATTAATTACCAGCTGAATGCAGTTAAGTTATCAGtctatttgcatattcattactgtgttattattgtaacaagaATATGTAACTCAGATCTTTTCCCACTGCCGCGAAGTACACCGAGGAAATGTCCACAAATTTTATCGCGAAATATTCTTCGATTTATGGTGCGATGATTTCGTGAATATTTGAATAGCAAGGCATATCTCATACATAATTCGGTATTAATGTACCTTTCAGTGTACAACTCAAACCTTGCTTAAAAAGAGTCGTCTACTCGAGGTTTCGGGGCCGTCTAAAACGAAACAAGCTGTTTCA from Apostichopus japonicus isolate 1M-3 chromosome 19, ASM3797524v1, whole genome shotgun sequence carries:
- the LOC139959377 gene encoding chymotrypsinogen A-like, which translates into the protein MKRRRLFAARNEWPCVFALVLIFISPGPIDGKADCGVPSVSFLSHLVDLTPETWPWIGSLRNNVNEHICTAVLISSNTAVSTASCFDYENLVEFLDLPAVAIFGSADKRLVYTSYQHASTFDVTLHPGHNMYAGLEHDIAILQLHKPVEEFTSYVSPICVNSQEKEEEVFTHCKLAGWGWADDLIMPDDLQSTSVSITSHNICVNIYGVFDKQSFLCVEPSSKICSNDPGSPLMCKSHDGRWTLVGLSSYETEHCDFRPVGYTRISSYVNFIQANEAASTRCTLLAVHVVTLLLISGLKLITS